From the genome of Rhododendron vialii isolate Sample 1 chromosome 10a, ASM3025357v1:
AATTGGCCTTTGGGACACcgccatggagagagagagagagagagagagagagagagagagagagagagagagagagagagagagagagagattgcattTTATTATACCCATCCCAAGATTGATTAATTAACCACATTGAAAATACAAATCATTTCATCAAAAGAAGTTCAAGAGTATtttgaatgacaaaaataatcaaCCACGACTCTTTATCTTTCTccatatttaaaataaaataaaaaaacaaaaagaggaaaaatgggAAATTGGAACCTGCCACTTTTATTTTCTGTGAGACTTCAACCAAGCACTTCATATGCTTGCTCTCAAAGTAGACCAATTCTACCGTTTGATCACCAACCAAACTGAGGtatgaattttttcttcaaCATCTCCATAGATTTTTTAGAGTtacatggaaaaaaaatttcccatgCTATTTTCACTAGATGaagttgttttttatttttattttttataattatgtttaataGATAACGGTCTTTCAATACGTAAGACAGTAGGAGAATGGATGATGAATATCTGGAGCGTGAGTTAAACCAAATTGAAAGAAGAAATAATTTTGACTTGAATGAGCTTCCTCAAGAAGACGATAATATTGAGTCCGGTGACAGTGTCAAAACGAGGAACAATTTAGTGAAAAATGGCTTTCAACCTTTTCCAGGACAATGTTTTCTTAGTGAAGAAGAGGGCTTCAATTTTCAGTTTTGGTATCATGTTTTGTATAGTTGTTGtgttactgtattttttttccctctctcttttggactttGAAAGTCGAGACTCGTGAGTTAATTTAATTGTTTGTTGTAGTGCTATCCAATTGTTTGATTTTCTGCATATATTATGAAAAAttgttctgtttctttttttctctttcgagATACACTAAGGATGGAGTGCTAGTAGAGATATTGATTGCCCACTAGAATTgaaattttcatgttttcatagaggaaaataaattaaaaaacctTTGAAGTACTAGAAGTGAACGAGCAGATATTGAAATACATTTCAATAGGTCTCATCTAACTAATGAGGGTAAGACTGTCATTAGAAAAAAGTAATATACGCATTTATGGCTAGTTTAGAAATAAGTGGTGAAACTTTATAATTTGTGAGTATTCATAAACACGAaagcggggggctgctgtccccgatTCTGGGCTCACTCCGGTCTTGCTCCGATGATtgaaatcgttcactttgtagagctcgtcgagtagaataaccatgcaaaaaatcagcttaattggatatcgttaAATGCCTAATCAGAGCCCATATAaatctcggtccatgggttacagtggatttgatccagtgtttcgggtCCATTCTTTTCAACATAAAAAGGTTCCAatcaggcacttaacgatatccaattaagctgattttttgcatggttgttctactcgacgagttctacaaagtgaatgattccgatcatcggagcgagactgGAATGAGCCCAGAAACTGGGcccagcagcacgctgctgtcccctcGCCTCCCCATAAACACAACTCATATATCTAAGTACGTACATTTATCGCACCTAGACTATTGCCCCCGGAGCACCTATTAGCGGAACCGAAAAATGTAAGCTCAAACACACCCTTTATTCCCACGGATGAAAGCAACATaaccgttcggacaaataagccacagtggcttattttttgtccttattcaaatttttttcgtatcacttggcttattgtcatttttttgggggattattgcatcctcacgacaagaggaatctaaaaagttaaaaattttgaccgaaatccaattttttttgaataaagacgaaaaaattggcttattgatttttttttgtctttattcaaaaaaaattggatttcggtcaaaattttttactttttagattcctcttgacgtgaggatgcaataatcccaaaaaaaatgacaataagccaagtaatacgaaaaaaatttgaataagaacaaaaaataagccaaaatgacttatttgtccgaataCCATAGTCCAGTCGAAACAAAAGTCAGTACAGAATAGTCTTTTCACAAAACATACTGTACCACTAGGCAAAGCCTTCCTACCCCTATAAATTAAAATGCGGCCTTCTTATGCTCAAAACCAAATCTCTCacccaaaaatctctctctctctctctctctctctctctccccgaccATGATGGTGCTGCTGGCCATATTAGTtgtgtttctgtttttcttcGTTAGAGTTGCTTATGAAACTGTGACTTGTTACTGGGTAACACCCAGACGCATCCGGAGAATAATGGAAAAGCAAGGAGTGTGTGGCCCTAAACCCCGGTTCCTAACCGGAAACATTTTGGACATGGCTTCTCTTGTTTCCAAATCCACCTCTAAGGATATGGACTCCATTCATCATGATATCGTCGGCCGACTCCTGCCCCATTTTCTCGTCTGGTCCAAGTTCTATGGTAAccttttttcaaaatagaaattCGTGTCAGTTTGGtatcgtttttgttttctttcacgAGCTCATCTTCTGCAAAACTAAGCTCTTGTTTCCATAGAGAACTTTTAGAACTTGTTTTCCGGAAAATTTTCTCGAAAACACACAATTTCTTcctaaaatatgatgtttttGAATATGTTCGAAATGAATTGGCATAAGAATTATCTAGCCGTTCGTTTGATCGGATATGAGCATCGAAAGGAATAATATAATCCAAATAGATCACATATCCGCAATTGGTTAGAAAATTTATGACCAGAATCAAACACCCATTAGAAATATAATGAATAATCCAACACAAAGGAAAGTATGGTATTATATGAATcatatcatttttcatttgatgGGACTGTATACCCTCTAAAATTGTATATGCTCTTATTAATAGTTCTATCAGACAAACGAACCTGACATCTACTGAAAAGTCTGATAAACAGGACCAATATCTGAAAACGTTCATGAAATCGGATTGCACGTACCCTATagttttgaatttaaatttgttgtgattgattttggaaattttatgTTAAACGCAGGGAAGAGATTCATATACTGGAATGGGATAGAGCCGAGGATGTGCATAACGGAGACGGAGCTGATAAAAGAGCTGCTGTCGAGGTACAGCACCAAGGCTGGGAAATCGTGGCTGCAGCAACAGGGCTCGAAGCACTTCATCGGGCGGGGCCTGCTGATGGCCAACGGCGATGATTGGCATCACCAGCGACACATTGTCGCGCCCGCCTTCATGGGAGACAAACTCAAGGTACACACGTGGAAATTATTACTACCGTCATGGCCCTGTCCGATTTGGATTTTaagagaggtttttttaagagtaatgagtatAGTGAAATGGATGAATAAAATTTATTGGAAACAAAATGTTTCAGAAATATCTACCACCATAGTCCGCACATTCATGTGGCCCCAAGTTAGAGGTTTCTGGAGTACCACGTGGCAATGCTCCTGGAGAATTGAATAATCACTCAAGTACACACGTGTATACTTGATTAGGATATGTACCTGTGCTCCTGGAGCATTGAATAATCACTTAGGTACAAGTGTATACATAGTATGTGTACCTGTGCTCCTGGAGCACCAAATAACATCACGCGTGTAtatatacaatatatatatatatatataatacatacaaaatattttaataaattttaaaaaaatcaaaactaggACAGTTGAACCGCTGTGTCGTTGCAATTAGGTCGCGAGTTGATACACCACGAGCGTATACATAGCATATGttacatgtatgtatatatctacactatattttaataaatttttaaaaatcaaaaccgGGACACTAGAACCATTGTGTAGTTGGAGTTAGGTTGTGGCTTCGTACACGCGTATACGTGGTATATGTATTTGTATGTATTTATTTAcactatatattttaattagtttcaaaaaatcaaaattaattggAACAGTTGACCCAACAATTTTGTAGCTGCACTTAGGTACGGGCAATGAAGTTGTGGGTTCAACCCAGTATTGAGGACGTTATTAATCTTTTagatgagtttttttaaatCACGCGCGACGTaatgtaaatttattttttatggtaTACAATCGAAGTGGAAAATGGTAAGTTTATCAAAATTATCCTTAATAAATGGCCGAGTGTAATAAAAGATGGAGTAGATGACAACGACGAAAATGAGTGCCATTAATTATCCATTTAATTTGGAGGGAAGaccaatattaaaattattaattaaaagaCAAATGGAGCTTTTATTATAGTGTATATGCCACCTATACACTGTTGTCCTTTTTTGAGTGATTTcacagaaaataatttcaatatctgTTTGTTGAGAAgtgcaatggacggctcggatgcgccgaacttgcaccacgtggtacccacccaaacactgaaattttttccctgtCTGGTTGCTCTTCCTTGTTTGCTTATTTGTAAGTTTATTCTATACCTAAATCAATACacaaagtaattaaataaaaatttcaagacaactaaaaaaaaaatgaaattatgcAACATTCTAAGAGCACCGTTACGTGGTGCTTCGGATCACTTTATAACCACACAATTTCGTGGGGTTCACAACTAAGTGCATGAATCTCATATAAATATGTGATTTTGGAATAATCTGAAGTATAATATGACGGTGCTCCCCTGAACTATTGAATATTTACTCACAAATAAAAGGGTTATCAGATATGCCCATAATTTGGGTGGGCCACCTAGGCTATGTTCAAAGACATCCTAGATTCTTTGTCGTTAATATCTCTCTCACTATCTTCacgttttttttaattttttctcattCAAAATCATTATCGTTAGTCGTAGTTAGCGAGGACAAGACCGCGATGATTAAGCACAGAATTCTAAACTCCGTGCAAATTTTGTAATCAATTTCTATGTATGTACgtatatattatttatagaattgtgattttggcactccaaaaatagatagaagagctccaaaactgaactgtgttgatacacaaaacgacgtcgttttagaGCCCCTCAATCAATTTTTGAattgctaaaatcaatttccttatcTATACTCATTTTATTATGTAGTAAAAATGCTGAAAATGGTGGTTTGGGTTAATTATTTACAGAGTTATGCGGGGTACATGGTGGACTGCACCGAGGGAATGCTCCGGTCGCTAAAAAGTGCAATGGAATCGGGGCAGACCGAGTTCGAGATCGGCGAGCACATGAGTCGACTCACCGCCGACATCATTTCCAGAACCGAGTTCGATTGCAGCTACGAGAAGGGGAAGCAGATATTCCATCTGTTGACGGTTTTACAGAACCGTTGCGCCCAAGCAAGCCGCCACCTATGCTTTCCCGGAAGCAGGTGAGCTTAATACTCCATAAAGAACACATGTAACCATACACACAAAAGCATGGGACCCCGCACCTGGGAGGTCAAATCTTCTGTACCTAAATATCCTCTGTAAATCTGTTTCCGTGTATTTTCAGTCGGAGGATTGCGCAAAATGTATTGTATCTTCTCGGGGGAGGCTTTGGTTATTACAAGTTTCACTAGTGACTCATTCAAGTATTTTTTATATTAACAAAATAACGCTAATCATATTATAAAATCTCCTACTACACCAACATGATAACAACATTTGCTTATATAACTAAAAATTGATGTtgacaaactctttcttttaaataaaaaaaaatactctatcTTTCCAGTCAATCACATCATTGCGTACGTATTTTGTATGTAGTTGGTAAGTTTTATATACGATCACCTCCACGAGTAGACGTAGCTGAGCCAAACGGGGCAGGCTAGCAGCCAACACCGTCTATGAAATCTAAGCCGTCTATTATCGAAATGGACGATTTGGATGGAAACAACACCGACGTTGCCCCTCGGGGGACAACAGGGTCTCCGAGTTCCTCTATGAAGaacatgtctctctctctctctgtggagaAATTTTTAAGTTCTAATATGTTTCGCTATTAACGTACGATAATTTGATTTTGTCACAGGTTTTTCCCGAGCAAATACAACAGAGAAATAAAATCGCTAAAGACGGAGGTGGAGAGATTGCTCCTGGAAATAATCCAGAGCCGAAAGGACTGCGTGGAGGTCGGGAGGAGCAATTCGTTCGGGAACGATTTGCTGGGGATGCTTCTGAACGAGATGCGGAGTAAGAGAGGGATTAGTGGCGGGTTTAGCTTAAACCAGCAGCTGATTATGGACGAGATTAAGACCTTCTTCTTTGCTGGCCATGACACCACTGCTCTACTGCTGACGTGGACCGTCATGCTCCTGGCTAGTAATCCCACGTGGCAAGACAAGGTTCGCGCTGAGGTGAGGGAGGTGTGCGGGAGTAACGGCGGTGCTCCCTCAGTTGATCAACTCCCAAAATTGACCTTGGTAAGTATACAGTATGGAAATTCTTTctttactgataaaaaaaaaaaaaaaaacttcctcaTAAAAACTCGACTGAAATGATGTGATGGtggtatttttgaaaattctaaacCGACTtgggccccgttccagaaagccgaataagtacttattttttaaaaaggcaatttcaagctcaaaaataatggacttattgaaatctaaaaatatgtaatatggatcttgtttaagagatctcaatgagatctttaatacggtgcaaaaaaaattgaaaatttatttttcatttatattatttttgagtttgaaaatgtgaaataagtacttattttttaaaaaagtgttctgaaacgggctctTGGTCATCTTGTTGGTCAGAAGTCATGGAATCAAAACTTGTCTTGtcgatattttttgttttgttattataCAGAACACAGCGACCGTgagtatataattttttaccACTGAACAGATGCTTCATACAGTTCATTTTCGGATCCCACGCatatgatccgagccgtctattAATTGTAAAACCTTGTTTCATGCGGTGCTAagaaaattcagctcaatcagTTAAGTGTAAGTGCttaatcaaattttcaataaaaaaattgaaagattgaaTTGAACGCGCGCTTCCATTTTTCTTGGTTccttaaaaaagtaatttttcttAGTACTAAAATGTGGAttttgcttttgaaaacaaaaactcaCATAAGTTTTACTTTTTTGCTATATGCAGTTAAACATGGTGATTAATGAGTCACTAAGGCTATACCCACCAGCTTCAGTTCTCCCAAGAATGGCATTTGAAGACATAAAGCTAGGTGACCTCCACATCCCCAAGGGCTTGTCAATATGGATCCCAGTTCTGGCCATCCACCACAGTGAAGAATTGTGGGGCAAAGATGTCAACGAGTTCAACCCGGAGCGGTTTTCCTCCAAGTCCTTCGCCCCGGGCCGGTTCATCCCTTTTGCCGCAGGCCCACGAAATTGCGTGGGCCAGGGCTTCGCCATTATGGAAGCCAAGATCATATTAGCCATGCTGATATCACGGTTTAGCTTCGTTATTTCGGAGAACTACCGCCATGCCCCTGTTGTAATCCTCACTATAAAACCCAAGTACGGAGTTCAAATCCGGTTGACCCCATTGACTAATTGAATTCCTGGATCAGCAGTGCGAAAATCCATAACGAGGTCCAAAAAAAACTCTCCATACACAGAATTGTGTGACTCAATAGAGTGGAGTATGTGGGTCCGGATACACTCAAGTGAATCTGGAGTCTTGGACCACACACTTCACTTTATGTGAAGTTTTTTCGATCCAATTCTGTAAGGATTGTAAGAGGTTCTATTAATAAAGAGAATTACAAAAGATGCACATATTCATGATTTGGCTTTGAGTCTCTTTTACAAAAGGGATCAGATCTTCTGTTCTCATGCTCTGTCTCCATTTGCACGTGTCATTCATTCTATTGTCGCTACATCGTTTaggtgtttatttatttatttttttgatccaacCACATCGTTTAGTTTGAATCTAAAACTTAGgtattgtttgataaaactgaaaagtTAAAAGTCGAAAATGGAGTGATAGATTTAAACTTAAACATCTTTGATAATAATGACAGAAAAAGAAACTTCTGAAATCTTATCTGTTTAAATTATTCTAAAAGTCCTTTTCCTGTTGGTTTCTCAATTATCTGTCCTCCTTTTTTGTCTTATTCAAGAACTTTTACACAAAGTTCCTTGTCAATTCTCTCTTCTAACAATAATgtccaaaaaagagagagtaaacTTTAAGTCCTATGTATCtttctttttgtaaaaaaaagatttgcGCAATCTTTCTCAGGCTAGTTCATCTGTTCTGAAATTTTCTACACTATCTAATTAAAACTCTCCAGAACCCTTGCCTAATCACCTTCGTAATCATCATTCTTTGTTCTATCCTTGTAGTGTTGACACGTCGCGCAATTTGGTATTTTCACAATGAATATAGGTGTGTACCCATGGAGATAAGAATTGCATAGCTAAAGTGTAGTGTAAAGAGAAATGATTAGAGTTCTGGGGTTATTTAGATAAGTCTGAATATATATGCACtcccaaaagaaaatattaaagAAAGTTCAAAGAACAAGATGATAGGTAAAAaagatgataaaaaagaaaagaaaagaagggatgGGATGGGATGAGATGAGATGGGTTAAAAAAAGGTTTTCTTCTTTGGAAATGGATTCTCTGCGGTTGGTTTTCAAGATTGCAACTTGCAGCTGGCCTATTTTTGGGCTTTTGCAGgatttattttgattatttgaaccattcaccTTGCAGAACTCGTTGAGAACTTTAGTCATACAAATACTTATGTTCATTGGATACTGGTTAAGGACACGGGATTCGACGATCCATAtccgatgaacatgattttttgcaGAATCGAGGTTCTCGTCAATTTCTACGAGGTGATGGGTTGGCTTGATCGAGCCAACCGTTTTTGTGCTCCGTGCGTGTTTTGTATAAAATAGTTTATATTTGTTGTACTATTAATGTAAAAATTGCTCGAGGCGGATCTGTTGTTTCTTTACTGTAAATACcaaatgaatttcattttctttctaaagAATATACAAGGGGTTTGGTTCTTCAATAATTCCTcctactccatttttttttttgataaaagggagaagattttattaatttgagagGTGCTTAACACCACAACCTTGCTctccaataaggttgaaaatcccaagtgtagggctaggtcgttgttAGCGTAATAACCGGTAAGACTGGGATCATACTCACGGAGAATCGGTAACAACTTATTTGGAATGTAGGTTTAAAAAGGTAGatttcggcgtttaagacggctAACTTAGTTTTGCTTTAAACAGTGGAAATGCTAAAGAAAAATACTAGAAATGTTCTTAatgaacttaaaagaggcaagtctagggattgtctatcccttgacaaaggccgttaCTGGTTCTCGATTATAATTCAAACGAGAGACACGACCGCTTGCTCACGttcggaagatttaactttaacgactacgtttatcaaaagatgtgattgaaCGGAACTAAATCAtcctatttttgttaatgtatctaacacgtaggaggccacgagccctcgatatgtcgcttgccaaaaCTGCTTGACTAAACAatataccaaggagttaacatccctcgcttagaccaaaatggccaGGTTAACCCAATTCCGAataatcatgattttaagcccgagaGTTTGAGAGCCAAATAACCACTTAAGTCCTTGGGAAAAATTACCTCGAGACTTACCCAaacaactactcactcatagctaaagcacaaaagaaagcataaaaacgagacatgatttttaactaaaaaattAGAGACCGGTCCTCCTTTTTAAGCTTGGTTTGTTCCCAAccctaaaatattttcctgaaGCTGGATGGCTCAGGTATGTTGGGTGATGGAcgtttttgccattttttgggTTTACTATATATAGGCttgttttcaaaagaatattggcggggagagagagagagagagagagagagagagagagagagagcgcatgATCGGGATCGTGAGAGCgatcttgagagagagatatcgagatctagagagagatcACGATCGTGATAGAGAGAGTGATTGACGTCTAGCTTGAGCGATTGATGTTCGATTGAGAGGAGGAATTGCGTTGGATTGAGATTCAATCGATctgttgaattattttttaaattttaatgtgGTGTATGTTGTTAGATTTGATTAGTTATTCAGTTGATGTTCTTTTCATTTAGCAGTGATGTATGTTGCTTTGTGATCTATTGTAGCTTTGTGGCTCCTGAGGAGATGCAGGTTGATGGAGTCGAGCAGATGAGGTATTTTAATATCGTTTATGTTgttagattttgattatttcactATTTATGTGATTATTTTCATATATAAGAATTGGTTTATGAACTATAGTTCTCATATGATTTTGATGTGAACTGcctttttgtgtattttgtatAAGACCTGTTTATTTCCTATGAGAATGGTGTATGAGAGCTGTAtttttttatatgagaactatgtttatttttattatttaaatatcgtttatgttgttagattttgattattttactgtTTATGtgattattttcatatttttattatttaaatgtcGTTTATATTTTTAGATTGAGGCCTAGCTTGAACTATCATTGTGTTTGTTAGATTTTGATATGAACTGTCTTTTCATGTATTTTGcatgagaactgtttatgagaattatatatttttatatgagaactgtgttttttatatgagaactaTGTCGGTTTTctttatgtgatttttttttagggaaatgGAGAAATCGTTGGTCTTGATTTGTAAATACAATGAATTATGTGCTGGAATAAAGTCGTCTCGGTCTTCGAGATTCAGAGATTTTGTGTGGCAAGTTTAGTGAGTTGAGAAGACATTCATTGCAACTCTTTTATGCTATATGTGATCATCCTAGCACCATGttatataataataaagatTTGGAGGTGATGTTTGTTGTAGCTGATAGTATTAGATTGAATTGCATTGAAGTTACAATTGTAGCTAGTGGTGATTTTTATAGTGGGACTAGTGGGTGTGGTGGTGATGTTGGTGCTAGCACTAGTAAGGGCATTTCTTTCAGTGGGCAAAAGTTAGTTGGACGTCGGTTGGAATCAATAGGAGATGTAAGTAAAGAGGATGATTTGGGAGCTATGTTTTGCCCGTATGAGCAGCGGCCAAAGTTGTCTGATGGGTGGAAAGAACTTATTAAAATTGTTGGTCAGTTGTTTGTCAGGAGTTCGGAAGGTTTTCGTGATGCATTGTGAAATATTCAATTGTTCATTCTTTTGAGTTTGACTTTGTAAAGAACGAAATAGAAAGAGTGACTGCAATTTGTAGGGTAAAATCTTGCAAGTGGAATATTAATGCTAGACTTGACAAGGTCAGTGGTTGCTTTTACATCAGGAGGTATTATAATGTTCATTCTTGTGGTGTTGCTGGGCGTACGACAAAGAACTGTCATGCTAATTCAACTATGATTAGTCAATTGATAAAGGATGATGTTTGAGATAAGTCAAAAAAACGTTGTTGATGATATGAAGGAGTATTATGGGGTGGATGTGTCATATAATCGTGCTTGGTTAGCTGTCTAGAAAGCCAAGTCAAGTGCATTTGGAGATTATTCAGATTCTTTTAATCAACTCCAATGGTATCGTATTGTTGTTCTGAATTCGGATCCTAGAAGTGTTTTTGATGTTGAGTGAGATCAAATCACAAATCattttttgaggttgtttgtAGCTTTTGATGCCTGTGTACAAGGATTTACGTACTGCAGGCCTATTTTATCCGTTGATGCAATGTTCTTGGAGGCAAGGCATATGAGATGCTTGATGTCTGCTTCAGCTAAAGATGGTAATGCAGGTATAAAATATATcacatatacaattctcatatgaCTATAAGACACAGTTCACATAGGCTACAATGCAGTATGAGAAATATGAGAACTTTTTTCaaaactatgagaactgttttcagAACTATGAGAGCTGgtgtctgaactatgagaatTGGTTTCTTATATTCATATGGGATGTTTGATGTCTGATTCTGGTAAAGATGGTAATGCAAGTATAAACTAGATCACATATACAATTTTCATATGACTATaacacacagttcacataggTTACAATGCACTATGAGaaatatgagaactgtttttagAATTATGAGAACTGGTTCCTGAAGTATAAGAACTATGAGAATTGCTTTTGCCATAGGTATGAACtggtttttgaattattattattatttttaggtCTATTTCCATTGTGCTTTAGTGTGGTTGATTTTgagaataataataattggCTTTGGTTCATGGAGAAGTTGTATGGTATTTTGGATGAAGAGAGAAGGGTTGTTTTTATATCTGACCGTCATAGAGGAATAAAAGAGGGTATTTCTAAGGTATTTCCTTCAAACTTTCATGTTTACTGTCTCTATCATTGGAAGGGTAACTTGCATACTTATTTGGCGTCCACAAATGTCAAGTATAAAGAGAGTTTGATCAAAGTGTTTTCGAAATGTACTTATGCTTCCATTGTAGCGAAGTTTAATCAGCATATGGGTAATTTGCTGAAACACGATGGTGCAAcagttgtttattttctgtcGGAGTTGCTTAATGAGCGCTGGGCGAATGTTTTTTTCCC
Proteins encoded in this window:
- the LOC131304630 gene encoding cytokinin hydroxylase-like, with translation MMVLLAILVVFLFFFVRVAYETVTCYWVTPRRIRRIMEKQGVCGPKPRFLTGNILDMASLVSKSTSKDMDSIHHDIVGRLLPHFLVWSKFYGKRFIYWNGIEPRMCITETELIKELLSRYSTKAGKSWLQQQGSKHFIGRGLLMANGDDWHHQRHIVAPAFMGDKLKSYAGYMVDCTEGMLRSLKSAMESGQTEFEIGEHMSRLTADIISRTEFDCSYEKGKQIFHLLTVLQNRCAQASRHLCFPGSRFFPSKYNREIKSLKTEVERLLLEIIQSRKDCVEVGRSNSFGNDLLGMLLNEMRSKRGISGGFSLNQQLIMDEIKTFFFAGHDTTALLLTWTVMLLASNPTWQDKVRAEVREVCGSNGGAPSVDQLPKLTLLNMVINESLRLYPPASVLPRMAFEDIKLGDLHIPKGLSIWIPVLAIHHSEELWGKDVNEFNPERFSSKSFAPGRFIPFAAGPRNCVGQGFAIMEAKIILAMLISRFSFVISENYRHAPVVILTIKPKYGVQIRLTPLTN